Below is a window of Rhizobium jaguaris DNA.
TGGTCGAGCGCCGCAAAAAGAGCTTTGCCTGACGTTCAGGCTACAAAGCGCAATGCATGTCGCGCAAAAGTGTGCGGCGGTTTTGCGAAAACGACATGCAAAAACAAGAAGCTAAAGCGTGGGAGCGAATCTGAAAGATCGCGACGAGCTTTAGCGGAAAAACAGGTGGCTGGTGATGGTGTAAAGCAGATAGAGGCCGGCGGCGACCAGCATGCAGAGAACTGCGAAAGAGCCGAGATCCTTGGCATGCTTGCCGACGTTCGATATCTCGGGCGAAATCCGATCGATGACTTCCTCGACCGCGGTATTCATCGCCTCGACAGCAAAAACGCCGAGAAACAGCACGACGGCAATCATGATTTCCGCAAGCGTTGCCCCGACGACGACGAGCAGGATCAATCCAGCGGCTGCGAACAAAAGCTCCTGCCGGAAAGCCGATTCCTGCAGCAGGCGCTGAAAGCCGCCCCAGGAATAACCGGCGGCCGCGAGGAAATGCCGGATTCCGGTTTCCTTGTTTACTGCTGATTTTGAAAACTCGGCCATTCCCGCCCCGCTTGCAACGTTCTAACCCGCAATCTAGCAGCCTTGCGAATACCGTCTTGTCATTTTCCAAGCAAGCCGATGACTGAGTCGACCAAAGAAATCATTACAGATTTATGACATAAATCAAAAGTCGGTCGGAATTTGGGAGGCGGGGCGCTGAATGGCAGCACCCCGCCGTTTCGTCCATTAATGTTTGTTCGCTACCCCGGCACTCTCAAACGTCGCCATGCCGGAATGGCAGGCGGCGGCGGCCTTGACGATACCGGCGGCGAGCGCCGCACCCGTGCCTTCTCCAAGCCGCATGCCGAGCGCCAGCAACGGCGTCTTGCCGAGCTTGTCGATGGCTTTGAGATGCCCCGGCTCAGCCGAAACGTGACCGATGAGGCAATGGTCGAGCGCAGACGGATTGGCGGCTTTCAGGATCGAGGCAGCGGCGGTCGCGACGTAACCGTCGATAATAAC
It encodes the following:
- a CDS encoding diacylglycerol kinase, producing the protein MAEFSKSAVNKETGIRHFLAAAGYSWGGFQRLLQESAFRQELLFAAAGLILLVVVGATLAEIMIAVVLFLGVFAVEAMNTAVEEVIDRISPEISNVGKHAKDLGSFAVLCMLVAAGLYLLYTITSHLFFR